The genomic DNA CCTCGCCGACGCCGTGTTCGACCCGTTTTCGGGCCTCCCGTATCGCCGAAACATCGGCGAGGTCCTGTTCGCTAGCGAGGGATTCGGCGGCTCCCAGCAACCATTCGGCGGTATCGACCTTGCCACGGATGTCGCCGGGGCCGACGCCATATCGTTCGGCAATGTCGTCCTCGTCGAGTTCGCTCGCCCAGTCTTCGAGCATCCGGGCAGTCTTCAGCGCCGACAGCCAGTCCTCGAAGCGGCCCTCCTCGAACTCACTCGGAAGCTCACCGAGCAGTTCGGCCTCCCGCTCGTAGGCCAACATCGTGTACTCCTCGCGGTCGCCGGAGCGCAGGTAGAGTTCGTACATGTCCGGCGTCCGTGCGACGAGTTGGTACAGCCCCATCGCCGTCGGGCTGGCCGCGTCGGCGAGCCCGTCGATGATTTCGGCGGCGCTCATCGGGTCGAGGTAGAGCCGCGAAACGGTGTGGCCGAGGTCGGTCGCCTCGATGGCGTCGCCGTCGCGGTCGATGAAGCCGTTCGTCTCCAGATACGAAAGCGTCGTGTCGACGACCCGTTCGAGGTTGTCTTCACCGTCCCCGTGGCGGTACTGGGTGGCATACAGCGTCCGGTCGAGGAACGAAAGCAGCGCCGACCGCGAGTCCGCGAAGCCGGATGCAACCGTCGCAAGCAGGTGGGTCCGCATCGACGGCTCGCGGGCGAGTTTCGATTCGACCGGCTCGGGGTCGGCCCAGACGTACCGGTCCAACAGTTCATCGAGTTCGTCGTGGCTGTCGGCCAACAGTACCGCCTCGCCGTAGGGGTCTCTGCCCGGGCGGCCCGCACGACCCATCATCTGGTGGACCTCCAACACCGAAAGCGGCTGCATGCCGCCGGCGTCGCCGGAGTAGCGCCGCCAGTCGCGGACGACGACCCGTCTGGCGGGCGTGTTGACGCCGGCCGCCAGCGTCGGCGTCGCACAGATGGTCTTGATAAGCCGGTCACGGAAGGCGTCCTCGACGAGGCTGCGGTGCTCGCTGGAACAGCCCGCGTGGTGGAACGCCGCGCCCTGTTCGACGCAGTCGGCGAGGTCGTCGCTGGTTTCGGTGTCGGAGACAGCCCGTATCTCCTCGGCCAGCGACGACAGCGCCGCCCGCTCGTCGGCATCGAGACCGTCGACGGTCGTCTTCGCCAGCCGCTTTGCCGCGCCCTCGGCGTTCCGCCGGGAGTTCACGAACACGAGCGTCGACCCGCCCTCGTCGAGGGTCTCTCTGACGACAGCCTCGGTCGGCTTCTCGGTCCGTTGTACTGGAAGTTCCTGCTGGGTGCCGTCGCCGAAATGAAGCGCCTGCCCGTAGTGGACCCCTTTCCGGAGTTCGATGGGCCGCCACGAGGAGTCGACGAGTTCGGCATCGAGCCACTCGGCCATCTCGCCGGCGTTGCCGACCGTCGCCGACAGCGCCACGACCTGCAGGTTGGGGTTGACGCGCCGGAGCTTCGCCAGCGTCACCTCAAGCGTCGGCCCCCGGTGCTCGTCGTCGACGAGGTGGACCTCGTCGGCGACGACACAGTCGAGGTCGTCTATCCACGGCGCGCCGTTGCGGACCAGCGAGTCGACCTTCTCGCTCGTGGCGACGATGATGTCCTTGTCGGCGAGCCACTCGCCGGTGTCCTCGTAGCTCCCCGTCGTGACTCCCACCGAGAGACCGTACTCTTCGAAGGCCGCAAACTCCTCGCGCTTCTCGCTGGCGAGGGCACGCAACGGAACGATGTACAGCGCCGTCCCGCCGCGGTCGATGGCCGAAAGCATCGCCAACTGGGCGACGAGCGTCTTGCCGCTGGCGGTCGGCACCGAGGCGACGAGGCTCTCGCCGTCGGCGACACCGGCGTCGACGGCCGCCGCCTGCGGCGGGTACAGCGATTCGATACCCTCCTCACGGAGGTGGTCGGCGAACCACGGCGGCACGCCGGAGACCTCGGAAACGTCCATTACGTCCCGTTTATGCGCCGTCCAATTTAAACGGAATGTTCGGGTCACAGCAAAGAGGGGAGCGAATCGGCACGCTGTCTGGACCCGTCATCCCTTTTATCGCGCGCGCCGAACGGCGGGCATGAAGGTTCGGTTCGACCGCGAGACGTGCATCGGGATGTTCCAGTGTGTCGCCGAGTGGGACGCTTTCGAGGAAGACGAAGACGAAGGCAAGGCCGACCTCGACGGTGCTGAGGAGGTAGCGCCGGGAATCTTCGAGCGCGAGGTGCCCGAAGACGCCGAGTTCGACGCGAAGTTCGCAGCCCGGAGCTGCCCGGTCGACGCCATCGAAATCTACGACGAGGACGGCGAACAGCTCGTCTAAGCGGGTCGGAGTCGGCGGAAAGCATATGTGGGTCGGCGTTGAGCCCCCACGTGAGGTGGTACCACGATGACGGCATCCGGACACGAGCGTGGTGACCGAAAACGGCTCCGCGAGTGGGCGTCGCTGACCGGTGATACGCTGCCGGCAGAAGAAGCGGGCGGAGAGGAAGCGTAACTGCCTTTTTTACGAAATCTTGTCGTACTGGTCGGAGAGCTTCTCGGCAGCGTCGTCCATCAGCTCCGACTCGTAGTCGTCGAGGTCCCACTCGACGACTTCCTCGATGCCGTTTGCGCCGAGTTTGACCGGGACACCGAAGGCGGTGTCTTCGTAGCCGTACTCGCCGTCAAGCACGAGCGACCCCGGCAGAACCTCGCCGGTGTCGTTGAGAACGGCCTCGACCATGTGGGCGACGCCAGTCGCCGGGCCCCACTGGGTCGCGCCCTTCCGGGAGATGACGTCCATCGCGGATTCCTGCAGGTCGCCGAGAATCTCTTCTTTTTCGTCGCCGTCGAACTCGGGGTCGGCACCGTCGACACGGACCTTCGAGAAGACCGGCACCTGCGCGTCGCCGTGCTCGCCGAGAATCGTCGCCTCGACGTTCTGGACGGGAACGTCGAACCGCTCGGAGAGAACGTAGCGGAACCGCGCCGAATCAAGGCGGCCACCGAAGCCGATGACCTTGTGTCGGTCGCGGTCGCCGGCCTCGTAGAGGTGGCGGTTGAGCAGGTCGACCGGGTTCGAGGTCGTAATCGAGACGTAGTCGTCGTTGTACTCGTCCAGCGAGGCACCGATATCCTCCATGATTGGCGCGTTGTCGCCCGCGAGGTCGATGCGGGTCTGGCCCTCTTTGCGCGGAATGCCGGCCGTGATGACGACGACATCGGAGCCTGCGGTGTCTTCGTATTCGCCCTGTACAACGGTCGTGTTGGAGTCGTAGGCGATGCCGTGGTTCGCGTCGGCGGCCTGTCCGATAGTCGTCTCCCGCTGGTCCGGGATGTCGACGAAGACCAGTTCGTCGGCGATGTCGCGGAGTGCGATGTTGTAGCCTGCAGCGGCACCGACGGTGCCGGCAGCGCCGATAATGCTAACCTTAGTCATAACCGTTCGGAAAAGGCGGTGGCACCCGATTAACTCTTGTCTTTCTCGGTCAGCGAAAACGCCGCTCAGAACGCGCCTCAGACGCGCTATCGACTGAATATTAGTATACTGTCGAACTCGAAAACGTCAACTCACGTATCGGGTGGAGCGGGCTGACTCGAAGCAGGGTGGTCGGTACGAATTTGTACGCCCCATCCCCACTGCCGTCAGTGGCAGCCAGTCGTCTCCGTCGGCTCTGGATGGACCCGCAGCGTCGCCGCTGGATAGCGTTCCTCGCGCTCGCCGGCACGTACGCGCTCGTGTCGGTGTACCGACTCTCGACGGCCGTACTGGCCGACGAGCTGACGCGGGCCTTCTCCGTGACGGGGACTCAGCTCGGCAACCTCCATGCGTCGTTCTTCTACGTCTACGCCGCGATGCAGCTCCCGACGGGCGTGCTCGCCGACAGGCTCGGCGCGCGCCGGACCGTCACGGCCGGCGCGTTGGTGATGAGCCTCGGCGGACTGGCGTTTGCTGGCGCTGAGTCTTACGCCGTCGCGTTCGTCGGCCGGGCGCTCATCGGCCTCGGCGGGAGCGTGCTGTTTATCGCCATTCTTCGGTTCTGTGCCAACTGGTTTCGTCCCTCTGAGTTCGCCCGCATGAGCGGTATTACCATCGCCGTTTCCGGCTTCGGTGGGATACTGGCGACGACGCCGCTGGCGGTCGCAGTCGCGGCCGCCGGCTGGCGGCGAACGCTGGCCGGGCTCTCGGTGCTCGGCATCGGCCTCGCCGTCGCCGCCTACATTGTCGCTCGTGACTCCCCTGTCGATGCGGGGCTGGAGCCGATGTCGGGTGTCGACACGCCCGGTGCGTCGTCGCTACGGGACGTACTCGCGAACGCCCGAACGGTTTTAGGCGAGGTTGAGACGTGGCTCTGTGGTGCGGTGCTTTTCGCCGGGACGGGTATCAACATCACTGTCGTCGGCCTGTGGGGGATTCCGTATCTGGTGCAGACGTACGGGTTTTCGGTGACGACCGCCTCGACGTACACGCTATTGGGAAGCGCGGGGCTGCTCGTGGGGCCGCCAGTCGTCGGGACCGTCTCCGACCGGCTCTCCCGACGGCGCGACACCGAGGCCGGCACCGGTGGTCGGACGCGGCTCATCGTCGTCGGGATGGCGCTGTATGCGGCCGCGTTCGCGCTGCTTGCGGTCACCGGTGCGCCGCCAACCGCAGTGGTTGCCGTGGTCTTTTTCGCCTCTGGCGGCCTCGCCGGCGCGTACGCGCTGACCTACGCGGTCGTCAAGGAGCGCCACGACGCGTCGGCTTCGGGCGTGTCGACGGGGACCATCAACATGATGGCGTTCAGCGGCGCGGCGGTGCTGCCGACGGCCATGGGGTATGCGCTCGATGCGTACTGGACCGGCGAGACAATCGGCGGGGCGCGCGTCTACACCGAGTTCGGCTATCAGGTCGCCTTCGGACTGACCGCGCTCGTGGCCTTCGGCGCGTTCCTGTCGGCTGTCTGGCTTCATTACCGCGTCTCCCGGTAGCAGCGGTCGGTACCCGCAGCTATATTCGACTGTCGGCCCCAGATGCAGTATGCTCAGTCCGGACTGTGCCGGCCGCACCGCGTTGGTCACCGGGAGCGCCCGCGGCGTCGGGCGCGCGTTCGCGCTGGCGCTTGCCGACGCCGGCGCTGACGTGGCCGTTCATTACAACACCAGCGAGGCCGCCGCCGAAGCCACCGCCGAGGAGGCCCGTGAACGGGATGTCGATGCCGTCGCTGTTTCGGCGGACATAACCAGCGAGGAGGCGGTCGACGGCTGTTTCGACACCATCGAAGAGACGCTCGGGCCGGTCGACATCCTCGTCAACAACGTCGGCGACTTCGCGCCGGAACATTGGGCGGATATCGACATCGAAACGTGGCGGCGAGTCATCGAGACGAACCTCACCGGGACGATGCTGTGTTCGAAGCGCGCGCTCGGGCCGATGCGTGGGTCGGAGTGGGGTCGCATCGTCAACGTCGGCTACGCCGCCGCCGAACGGGCGGCCGTCGCGCCGAAGAACTTCCCGTACTTCGTCGCCAAGACCGGCGTGCTCATGTTCACGCGCATGCTCGCCGCCGACACGACGGACGACGGCATCACCGTCAACGCCGTCTCGCCGTACGTCGTCGAGACGAGCGACGCCTTCCCCGAGACAGCCCCGCGCGGCCGCTGGGCGGCCCCCGATGACCTCGTGCAGGCGATGTTGTTTTTCGTCGACGAGGACTCGGGGTACATCAGCGGCGAGAACATCGAAGTCGACGGCGGCTGGTTGCCCGAATCGGTGTAGCAGGGATTGAGCGGCCGTCCCGAGCGGCGTCGTTGCCCGCAACCGACAGCGTTTCACAGCGCCGGACCGTCACTCCGCTAATGACCGACGACATCGTCGTTCGCGGTGCCTCCGAGCACAACCTCAAGGACATCGACGTGTCCATCCCCCGCGAGGAGTTCACCGTCGTCACGGGCCTTTCGGGGTCCGGCAAGTCGTCGCTCGCGTTCGAAACCGTCTATGCCGAGGGCCAGCGCCGGTATATCGAGTCGCTGTCGGCCTACGCCAGAAACTTCCTCGGCCAGATGGACAAACCACAGGTCGAGAACGTCGAGGGGCTGTCGCCGGCCATCTCCATCGACCAGAAGAACGCCGCCAACAACCCCCGGTCGACGGTCGGGACCGTCACCGAACTCCACGACTACCTCCGGTTGCTGTATGCGCGTGTCGGCACGCCGCACTGTCCCGAGTGTGGCCGCGAGGTCGGCGAACAGAGCGCCCAGCAGATGGTCCGTCGACTGTTGGAGCTTCCGGACGGGACGCGGGCGAAACTCTGTGCGCCGGTCGTCCGCGACCAGAAAGGCGCATTCGAAGATACCTTCTCCGAACTCGTCAGCGAGGGCTACACCCGAATTGAGGTCGACGGCGAGGAGTACGACCTCTCGATGGAGACGCCGGACCTCGATGAGAACTACGACCACACTATCGACGTTGTCGTCGACCGGGTGAAGCTACGAGCGTCGGACCGCTCCCGCATCACCGACTCCGTCGAGACGGCACTACAAGAGGCCGACGGCGTCCTGAAGGTCATTCTTCCGGACCCGCCGGCCGAGGCGGACATCGGCACCGAAGCGCGGTCGACCGGTGACCTCGCCGGCGACGACGACGAGCGATTGACCGCCGAGTTTTCCGAGGAACTGGCCTGTACCCACTGCGGTATCGACCTGCCGGAAATCGAGACACGGTCGTTCTCGTTTAATTCGCCGCACGGAGCCTGCCCCGACTGCGAAGGTATCGGGGAGACCAAGGAGGTCGACGAGGACCTCGTCGTTACCGACCCGACGAAGCCGATAAAAGACGTATTCGAGCCGTGGAGCTACAGCCGCTCCTACTACCGCACGCGGCTCGACAGCGTCGCTGCGCATTTCGGCGTCGATGTCGAGACGCCGTTTGAAGACCTCGACGAGGACGTTCAGCGCCAGTTCCTCTACGGCACCGACGAGGAAGTCGTCTTCGAGCGACAGACCAAAAACGGCACCAGGCGGAAGGAAAAGCGCTTCGAGGGCGTCATGCCGAACCTCGAACGCCGGTACGTCGAAACCGACTCCGACAGCACCCGCGAGCACATCGAGACGTACATGGCGACAACGACGTGTCCGTCCTGCGATGGAACCCGCCTCAAGCCGGAATCGCGGGCGGTGCTGGTCGCCGACACCGCCATCACCGAGGTCAACCGGATGTCAATCGGCGACGCGCTGGAGCACTTCGAGACGCTCGATGCCGACCTCGGTGAACGCGAGCGGACTATCGCCGAGGAGATTCTGAAAGAAATCCGCGCCCGCCTCGGGTTCATGGAGGAAGTCGGGCTCGAATACCTGACACTCGACAGGGAGGCCTCGACGCTGTCGGGCGGCGAGAGCCAGCGTATCCGGCTGGCAACACAGGTCGGGTCCGGGCTCGTCGGCGTTCTCTACGTGCTCGACGAGCCGTCCATTGGCCTCCACCAGCGGGACAACGACAAGCTGCTCGACACGCTTGAGGGGCTTCGGGACCTCGGCAACACACTCGTCGTCGTCGAACACGACGAGGAGACGATGTGGCGGGCGGACAACATCATCGACATGGGTCCCGGCCCCGGCAAACGCGGCGGCGACGTCGTCGCCAACGGCGATGTCGAGGACGTGATGGCGACCGAAGAATCGGTGACCGGCGATTATCTGGCCGGCCGGCGAGAGATTCCGGTTCCCGACGAGCGGCGGGAGGCAGACGGCTACCTCACCGTCCGTGGCGCACGCCAGCACAACCTCCGGGGCGTCGATGTCGACTTCCCGATGGGCTGTTTCACCGCGATTACCGGCG from Natronomonas pharaonis DSM 2160 includes the following:
- a CDS encoding ATP-dependent DNA helicase, which gives rise to MDVSEVSGVPPWFADHLREEGIESLYPPQAAAVDAGVADGESLVASVPTASGKTLVAQLAMLSAIDRGGTALYIVPLRALASEKREEFAAFEEYGLSVGVTTGSYEDTGEWLADKDIIVATSEKVDSLVRNGAPWIDDLDCVVADEVHLVDDEHRGPTLEVTLAKLRRVNPNLQVVALSATVGNAGEMAEWLDAELVDSSWRPIELRKGVHYGQALHFGDGTQQELPVQRTEKPTEAVVRETLDEGGSTLVFVNSRRNAEGAAKRLAKTTVDGLDADERAALSSLAEEIRAVSDTETSDDLADCVEQGAAFHHAGCSSEHRSLVEDAFRDRLIKTICATPTLAAGVNTPARRVVVRDWRRYSGDAGGMQPLSVLEVHQMMGRAGRPGRDPYGEAVLLADSHDELDELLDRYVWADPEPVESKLAREPSMRTHLLATVASGFADSRSALLSFLDRTLYATQYRHGDGEDNLERVVDTTLSYLETNGFIDRDGDAIEATDLGHTVSRLYLDPMSAAEIIDGLADAASPTAMGLYQLVARTPDMYELYLRSGDREEYTMLAYEREAELLGELPSEFEEGRFEDWLSALKTARMLEDWASELDEDDIAERYGVGPGDIRGKVDTAEWLLGAAESLASEQDLADVSAIREARKRVEHGVGEELIDLAGVRGVGRKRARRLYDAGIETRADLRNADKSVVLAALRGREQTAENVLEAAGHQQPEMDGVTPDADVKESAAAAGTDDGQANLGDF
- a CDS encoding ferredoxin, with the translated sequence MKVRFDRETCIGMFQCVAEWDAFEEDEDEGKADLDGAEEVAPGIFEREVPEDAEFDAKFAARSCPVDAIEIYDEDGEQLV
- a CDS encoding SDR family NAD(P)-dependent oxidoreductase → MLSPDCAGRTALVTGSARGVGRAFALALADAGADVAVHYNTSEAAAEATAEEARERDVDAVAVSADITSEEAVDGCFDTIEETLGPVDILVNNVGDFAPEHWADIDIETWRRVIETNLTGTMLCSKRALGPMRGSEWGRIVNVGYAAAERAAVAPKNFPYFVAKTGVLMFTRMLAADTTDDGITVNAVSPYVVETSDAFPETAPRGRWAAPDDLVQAMLFFVDEDSGYISGENIEVDGGWLPESV
- the mdh gene encoding malate dehydrogenase, giving the protein MTKVSIIGAAGTVGAAAGYNIALRDIADELVFVDIPDQRETTIGQAADANHGIAYDSNTTVVQGEYEDTAGSDVVVITAGIPRKEGQTRIDLAGDNAPIMEDIGASLDEYNDDYVSITTSNPVDLLNRHLYEAGDRDRHKVIGFGGRLDSARFRYVLSERFDVPVQNVEATILGEHGDAQVPVFSKVRVDGADPEFDGDEKEEILGDLQESAMDVISRKGATQWGPATGVAHMVEAVLNDTGEVLPGSLVLDGEYGYEDTAFGVPVKLGANGIEEVVEWDLDDYESELMDDAAEKLSDQYDKIS
- a CDS encoding MFS transporter, with protein sequence MAASRLRRLWMDPQRRRWIAFLALAGTYALVSVYRLSTAVLADELTRAFSVTGTQLGNLHASFFYVYAAMQLPTGVLADRLGARRTVTAGALVMSLGGLAFAGAESYAVAFVGRALIGLGGSVLFIAILRFCANWFRPSEFARMSGITIAVSGFGGILATTPLAVAVAAAGWRRTLAGLSVLGIGLAVAAYIVARDSPVDAGLEPMSGVDTPGASSLRDVLANARTVLGEVETWLCGAVLFAGTGINITVVGLWGIPYLVQTYGFSVTTASTYTLLGSAGLLVGPPVVGTVSDRLSRRRDTEAGTGGRTRLIVVGMALYAAAFALLAVTGAPPTAVVAVVFFASGGLAGAYALTYAVVKERHDASASGVSTGTINMMAFSGAAVLPTAMGYALDAYWTGETIGGARVYTEFGYQVAFGLTALVAFGAFLSAVWLHYRVSR
- the uvrA gene encoding excinuclease ABC subunit UvrA is translated as MTDDIVVRGASEHNLKDIDVSIPREEFTVVTGLSGSGKSSLAFETVYAEGQRRYIESLSAYARNFLGQMDKPQVENVEGLSPAISIDQKNAANNPRSTVGTVTELHDYLRLLYARVGTPHCPECGREVGEQSAQQMVRRLLELPDGTRAKLCAPVVRDQKGAFEDTFSELVSEGYTRIEVDGEEYDLSMETPDLDENYDHTIDVVVDRVKLRASDRSRITDSVETALQEADGVLKVILPDPPAEADIGTEARSTGDLAGDDDERLTAEFSEELACTHCGIDLPEIETRSFSFNSPHGACPDCEGIGETKEVDEDLVVTDPTKPIKDVFEPWSYSRSYYRTRLDSVAAHFGVDVETPFEDLDEDVQRQFLYGTDEEVVFERQTKNGTRRKEKRFEGVMPNLERRYVETDSDSTREHIETYMATTTCPSCDGTRLKPESRAVLVADTAITEVNRMSIGDALEHFETLDADLGERERTIAEEILKEIRARLGFMEEVGLEYLTLDREASTLSGGESQRIRLATQVGSGLVGVLYVLDEPSIGLHQRDNDKLLDTLEGLRDLGNTLVVVEHDEETMWRADNIIDMGPGPGKRGGDVVANGDVEDVMATEESVTGDYLAGRREIPVPDERREADGYLTVRGARQHNLRGVDVDFPMGCFTAITGVSGSGKSTLLHEILYKGLVRRMNDTDVNPGEHDDIEGIDDIETVRLIDQSPIGRTPRSNPATYTGVFDYIRELFAETKLAKQRGYAKGRFSFNVKGGRCEACGGQGTVKIDMNFLSDVYVPCEECDGARYNDETLDVTYKGATISDVLDMEVDEAHEFFEGHSGIRRRLKLLQDVGLGYMRLGQPSTTLSGGEAQRIKLAEELGKQDTGNTLYLLDEPTTGLHSADERKLIDVLHRLTDDGNTVVVVEHELDLVKNADHIVDLGPEGGDGGGDIVAEGTPETVARTDASHTGRYLRDHLPAVDMEGPRGGKRRAAGDD